CATGCCCTGCCGGACAAGGAGAAATCACTCAGGAAGATACTGCTGTTCTGCTATGCGCTGTACGGATTGTTCTTTTTCACGGGCATAGCCGGGATCGTTGCTGTGATAGTGGACTACGTCAAACGCTCGGACGCGCGCGGCACATGGCTTGAAGGGCACTTCTCCTGGCAGATCAAGACCTTCTGGATATTTCTCGTGCTTTTTTTCCTGACGACTTTTATCTACAAGTACTTAAGCCATACGCTCGGCTGGCTTGT
The genomic region above belongs to Desulfocurvibacter africanus subsp. africanus DSM 2603 and contains:
- a CDS encoding DUF4870 family protein; this encodes MESSLHALPDKEKSLRKILLFCYALYGLFFFTGIAGIVAVIVDYVKRSDARGTWLEGHFSWQIKTFWIFLVLFFLTTFIYKYLSHTLGWLVGAAVLAWYFYRLYKGVMALIGHKALA